A window from Malassezia restricta chromosome I, complete sequence encodes these proteins:
- a CDS encoding pyruvate dehydrogenase phosphatase, with protein MHMHGALRHRACAPASVRAFSSISCSARQSTPRIAATAGRSPASSTNDAYHRQRRAEWIIVGVAGSAAAFGTWYYWNRRESRQMNETRSKFSLSSSTPTSFTIPVRSKQTGQPHFRVITPLTEEQVNARLRENENSTLVDRPAGACLVARYDTNSVASNASNEDRHAEVIVERDRGINDPPQHGLRETTDAQTAAPVRGDLCFFTVMDGHGGDFTSQVLSRKLVAFVALELDKVFKETGEYAHMARSKVSTMSTLWNSLLGSNHHHVAALDGDPDIVKRALIKGFRGLDKEITNTPLELLKQYELSLASVSKHHNTSDDAHSLSSLAHSIWPSSLGQPKNTSFSTMSQGSAYESILPAISGSCALMVYVDSARRDLYVASTGDSRAVAGYWDERAGRWEVEALSVDQTGRNLAEVRRIQREHPPDEAAFVIQRGRVLGGLEPTRAFGDARYKWDRQTQKRIAEAFLPEKYRRMTPAALKTPPYVTAEPLVQWRRIAPFQDALTPAYASASKSGASLSPAATTPVSASSSRELRFIIMATDGLWDLMSNEEAVGLVAGHLAGMRGSVRADKLQRLCFQPQSKSNTAAMPASSSNETLEQVQHGPSHPLLKSPNHQQTFTFEDDNLSTHLVRNALGGAARERVAGLLAIPSPESRRFRDDITVNVILFHAATTSTPNERSTEKGTTTPTSPTSLPPSPSPMTAKL; from the coding sequence ATGCATATGCACGGTGCGCTGCGAcatcgtgcgtgtgccCCCGCATCAGTGCGTGCATTTTCGTCTATATCGTGCTCAGCAAGGCAGTCGACGCCTCGTATTGCTGCGACTGCTGGTCGTAGTcctgcctcgtcgaccaACGACGCTTATcatcgccagcgccgtgcagAGTGGATCATCGTCGGCGTAGCCGGCTCAGCTGCCGCGTTTGGTACTTGGTATTACTGGAACCGCCGAGAATCGCGTCAAATGAACGAGACACGCAGTAAATTTTCGCTCAGCTCGAGCACCCCAACATCTTTTACGATTCCTGTTCGTTCTAAGCAGACGGGACAGCCCCATTTTCGTGTTATCACGCCGCTGACGGAGGAGCAAGTGAATGCGCGTCTACGTGAAAATGAGAATAGCACACTCGTTGATCGACCTGCTGGAGCTTGTCTGGTGGCGCGGTATGACACGAACAGCGTCGCAAGCAATGCGTCCAACGAggatcggcacgccgaagtcattgtcgagcgcgatCGCGGCATCAATGATCCACCGCAGCACGGATTGCGAGAAACAACGGATGCACAGACAGCTGCACCTGTACGTGGCGACTTGTGCTTTTTTACCGTCATGGATGGACACGGTGGTGACTTTACATCCCAGGTTTTGTCGCGGAAGCTCGTGGCTTTTGTCGCCCTGGAGCTAGATAAGGTATTCAAGGAGACAGGAGAGTATGCTCACATGGCGCGCTCGAAAGTCTCGACCATGTCTACTCTATGGAACTCGCTTTTGGGCTCGAATCACCATCATGTTGCAGCCCTCGACGGTGATCCAGATATTGTGAAGCGCGCCTTGATCAAGGGCTTCCGAGGCCTCGATAAGGAAATCACAAATACGCCtcttgagctgctcaagcagTATGAGCTGAGTTTGGCTTCTGTCTCGAAGCACCACAATAccagcgacgacgcacactCACTCTCGTCTCTTGCCCACAGTATTTGGCCGTCATCCTTGGGCCAGCCAAAGAACACATCTTTCTCTACCATGTCTCAGGGATCGGCTTACGAGAGTATTTTACCTGCTATCAGTGggagctgcgccttgaTGGTGTATGTCGACAGTGCTCGTCGCGATTTGTACGTGGCGTCTACGGGCGACTCTCGTGCCGTAGCAGGATACTGGGACGAACGCGCCGGACGCTGGGAAGTCGAAGCGCTGAGTGTCGATCAGACAGGCAGGAACCTCGCTGAAGTTCGACGTATACAGCGCGAGCATCCTCCGGACGAAGCCGCCTTTGTGATCCAACGTGGCCGTGTCTTGGGCGGCTTGGAACCCACTCGGGCCTTTGGCGATGCCCGCTACAAGTGGGATCGCCAGACGCAGAAGCGCATTGCAGAGGCATTCCTTCCTGAAAAGTATCGGCGCATGACACCCGCAGCCCTCAAGACGCCGCCTTATGTGACAGCTGAGCCACTTGTGCAGTGGCGACGCATAGCTCCATTCCAAGACGCTCTCACACCCGCGTATGCCTCTGCTTCCAAGTCAGGCGCGTCGCTAAGTCCAGCTGCGACCACCCCCGTGtcagcgtcgtcatcgcgTGAATTACGCTTTATCATTATGGCAACAGATGGGCTATGGGATTTGATGTCGAATGAAGAAGCCGTGGGCCTTGTAGCCGGTCACTTGGCCGGCATGCGTGGCTCTGTGCGTGCGGACAAGCTGCAGCGTTTATGTTTCCAGCCCCAATCCAAGTCCAACACGGCGGCGATGCCTGCATCATCCTCCAACGAGACCCTGGAACAAGTGCAGCACGGACCATCTCACCCCTTACTCAAATCGCCCAACCACCAGCAGACGTTTACGTTCGAAGACGATAACCTGAGTACACATCTCGTGCGCAATGCCTTGGGAGGTGCAGCACGCGAACGCGTGGCGGGTCTCCTCGCGATCCCCAGCCCGGAGTCGCGTCGTTTCCGCGATGACATTACGGTCAATGTGATTCTATTCCATGCCGCGACTACCTCCACACCTAACGAACGCTCCACCGAGAAGgggacgacgacgccgacaTCACCCACCTCATTGCCCCCCTCTCCCTCGCCCATGACAGCCAAGCTGTGA
- a CDS encoding vesicle-fusing ATPase, translated as MAGFFRSDKSTSGDLRSIYGGGAGVGDSVRNRPTPSYSTPLASQARVPVPSLGATAGGGASVSAPRAPPVPQRATPAMHSAELRQPHMFRIVKSPPTLNTTNCVILNPQEWGSTRYVLLSGRFAFTAIPDNTNTIAPGTIGTALLQRQWARLSAEGHDVVVEAFEPSVLGKGVYLGSLDIELDFLSRSQMPMAPFSADEMQAIFVRVFEAHVLSTDQMLVFEFHGQNLKATVRGVYSVDTSAPHHMGVVIPQTQVNFFVANGSALEIKASGKRARPNAILQPNFKFEDMGIGGLDTEFSAIFRRAFASRIFPPDLVDKLGIQHVKGIVLYGPPGTGKTLMARQIGKMLNAREPKVVNGPEVLSKYVGASEENIRKLFAEAEAEFKSKGDESSLHIIIFDELDAICRQRGSTGGGTGVGDTVVNQLLSKMDGVDQLNNILIIGMTNRLDMLDEALLRPGRLEVHMEISLPDEHGRLQIINIQTSKMRSNGVMDDDVQLSELAALTKNFSGAEIAGLVKSATSFAFNRHVKVGTMAGISDDVANMRVNREDFLCALEEVKPAFGVAEEELQQVVRNGIMHFAPHIDAILRDGRLRVEQVRTSERTSLVTALLHGPAGSGKTALAATIAMQSEFPFIKLIAPETMVGMNEHAKIAYLNKVFNDSYRSPLSIIVVDSIEKIIEWVPIGPRFSNPVLQALSVLLGKQPPKDRRLLVLATTSNKAMLNDMDMADAFLADIRVPDITSLRSVDHVLRETQLFATQEEHARCLELLTKAGLGTQGRIQIGIKKLLSEIEMARLDDDPADKLTAALNFM; from the coding sequence ATGGCTGGCTTTTTCCGCTCAGACAAGTCGACGAGCGGCGATTTGCGCAGCATTTAtggtggtggtgctggtgtTGGTGATAGTGTTAGAAATCGTCCGACGCCGTCGTACTCGACGCCGCTAGCGAGTCAAGCACGTGTTCCCGTGCCCTCGCTGGGAGCGACGGCCGGTGGCGGCGCTAGTGTCagtgcgcctcgcgcgccacCTGTACCACAGCGCGCTACGCCCGCGATGCATTCCGCTGAGCTGCGTCAGCCACACATGTTCCGTATTGTCAAATCACCCCCTACATTAAACACGACGAACTGTGTCATTCTGAACCCACAGGAATGGGGCAGCACACGCTACGTGCTGCTGTCGGGCCGCTTCGCCTTTACGGCTATCCCTGATAATACCAACACCATTGCCCCAGGCACCATTGGAACGGctctgctgcagcggcaATGGGCGCGCCTGAGTGCAGAAGGCCATGATGTGGTGGTCGAGGCTTTTGAGCCGTCGGTGTTGGGCAAGGGCGTGTACTTGGGCAGTCTCGATATTGAGCTGGACTTTTTGAGTCGGAGCCAGATGCCCATGGCACCATTTAGTGCTGATGAGATGCAGGCGATCTTTGTGCGTGTGTTTGAGGCGCACGTCCTGTCGACCGATCAAATGCTCGTATTTGAGTTCCACGGCCAGAACCTGAAAGCCACGGTGCGAGGCGTATACTCGGTGGACACGAGTGCCCCGCATCACATGGGTGTGGTGATTCCACAGACGCAAGTCAACTTTTTTGTTGCGAATGGCAGTGCGTTGGAGATCAAAGCGAGTGGAAAGCGAGCGCGTCCGAATGCGATTTTGCAGCCCAACTTCAAGTTTGAGGACATGGGTATCGGTGGTCTCGACACTGAGTTTAGCGCCATTTTCCGACGTGCGTTTGCGTCGCGCATTTTCCCACCTGATCTGGTCGATAAGCTGGGTATCCAACACGTCAAGGGTATTGTGTTGTACGGCCCGCCAGGTACAGGTAAGACGCTCATGGCGCGGCAAATTGGTAAGATGCTGAATGCACGCGAGCCAAAGGTTGTGAACGGCCCTGAGGTGCTGAGCAAGTATGTGGGTGCGAGTGAGGAAAACATCCGCAAGCTCTTtgccgaggccgaggcggagTTTAAGAGCAAGGGAGATGAATCGAGTCTTCACATTATCATCTTTGATGAGTTGGATGCCATTTGCCGTCAGCGTGGATCGACGGGAGGCGGCACGGGTGTGGGCGACACGGTGGTGAACCAGCTGCTGTCAAAGATGGACGGTGTCGACCAGCTGAACAATATACTGATTATTGGTATGACGAATCGTCTTGATATGCTGgatgaggcgctgctgcgtccGGGCCGTCTAGAAGTGCACATGGAGATCAGTTTGCCTGACGAGCATGGCCGTCTGCAGATTATCAATATCCAAACGTCTAAGATGCGCTCTAACGGcgtgatggacgacgacgtccAGCTGTCAGAACTTGCGGCGCTCACGAAAAATTTTTCGGGTGCCGAAATTGCCGGTCTCGTCAAAAGTGCCACGTCGTTTGCATTCAATCGGCACGTCAAGGTCGGCACCATGGCAGGCATCTCCGACGACGTTGCCAACATGCGAGTGAACCGCGAAGACTTTCTGTGTGCATTGGAGGAAGTCAAGCCGGCGTTTGGCGTCGCGGAAGaggagctgcagcaggtcgTGCGCAATGGCATAATGCACTTTGCGCCGCACATTGACGCCATCCTGCGTGATGGCCGTCtgcgtgtcgagcaggtTCGGACGAGTGAGCGCACGTCGTTGGTCACGGCACTGCTCCACGGCCCGGCCGGTTCGGGAAAGACGGCGCTAGCGGCGACGATTGCGATGCAGTCCGAGTTCCCCTTTATCAAGCTCATTGCGCCCGAGACCATGGTGGGCATGAACGAGCATGCCAAGATTGCGTACCTGAACAAGGTCTTCAATGATTCGTACAGGAGCCCATTGAGCATTATTGTGGTGGACAGCATTGAAAAAATCATTGAGTGGGTCCCGATTGGACCACGCTTCTCGAACCCTGTGCTGCAGGCACTCTctgtgctgctgggcaAGCAGCCGCCAAAGGACCGCCGTTTGTTGGTGCTCGCCACGACGTCCAACAAAGCCATGCTCAACGACATGGACATGGCCGACGCGTTCTTGGCCGATATCCGAGTGCCTGACATTACATCGCTACGCAGTGTCGAccatgtgctgcgcgagacCCAGCTGTTTGCTACGCAGGAGGAACATGCGCGGTGTCTGGAACTGCTCACCAAGGCGGGTCTTGGCACCCAGGGCCGCATCCAGATTGGCATCAAGAAGCTCCTCTCAGAAATTGAAAtggcgcgcctcgacgacgacccTGCCGACAAGTTGACAGCCGCCCTCAACTTTATGTAG